GCGAACGAATGCAAGAAGATCATTGCCTCCGCTCACCCGAACTATCCCCCCTATCATTGGCGTGAGGGCAATGAAATTGTCGGTGCGAGCGTCGACCTCAACAGGTTGGTGTTTCGGGAAATAGGCGTCGAATTCGCAGCCGTTTATTCCGGTCCCTGGAAACGGGTTCTGGCGACGGCCGAGAGCAACATGATCGACTTCGTCATGTCGCTGAAACGCACGTCCGAGCGCGAGGCCTTTCTTCGTTTCACGGACTACCCCGCCTTTCCCAATCCCTTTACGGCTTTCACGCTTGCTGAGAATTCCTTCGATCTGGAACGCTGGAGCGATTTGAAAGCGCTCAAGGGAAGCAAGAATGCAGGAGACCGCTACGGACAGCCCCTCGACAGTTATGTGCTTGAAATCTTGAAACTACCGGACAACGACTCGCTTGAAGACAATGTGAACCGGTTGATGCTCGGCCGGCTCGATTACATCATTCACGGCCGGTATGTCGGACAGGCACACTTCGGCATCATCGAGGGCGGGGAAAAA
This genomic interval from Labrenzia sp. VG12 contains the following:
- a CDS encoding ABC transporter substrate-binding protein; this translates as MKRFLLAALVLCLASFNSQASANECKKIIASAHPNYPPYHWREGNEIVGASVDLNRLVFREIGVEFAAVYSGPWKRVLATAESNMIDFVMSLKRTSEREAFLRFTDYPAFPNPFTAFTLAENSFDLERWSDLKALKGSKNAGDRYGQPLDSYVLEILKLPDNDSLEDNVNRLMLGRLDYIIHGRYVGQAHFGIIEGGEKIVPLERDIIGGFIHSGFSLGSSCAVHLEYLNRRYLELFGDGTAERLLEVNIDRWVTFNRRQQAGAENTRRQN